AAAGCATTATTTTATCAAATATGGCAAATAGCACGTCCGGTTTGTTGCCAACAAACCGCGACTAAACCGCGTATTTGGTACACCTAATTTTTATTTTCGAGGCTAAACAGGTATGGATTTATTACCTAGAGAAAAAGACAAATTACTTATTTTTACTGCTGCACTATTAGCCGAGCGTCGCTTAAACCGTGGTTTAAAGCTTAATTACCCCGAGGCCATGGCTTATATCACGATGGAAATCATTGAAGGCGCGCGCGATGGTAAAACAGTTGCCGAGTTAATGGATTACGGTCGCACCTTGTTAACTAGCGAGCAAGTAATGGATGGCATAGCTGACCTTATCCCAGAGGTGCAAGTTGAAGCCACCTTCCCTGACGGCACCAAGCTAGTCACCGTTCATAACCCTATAGTGTAAGAGGCCGACATGATCCCAGGTGAAATTAAAACCGACGCTGGTGAGCATGAGCTCAATCAAGGTCGTGAAAAAATTCAAGTACAAGTCACTAACCAAGGTGACCGCCCCATTCAAGTAGGCTCGCATTACCATTTTGCCGAAACCAATCGCGCATTGAGCTTTGACCGCGAAAAAGCCACAGGCTATCGCTTAAACATTACAGCCGGAACGGCGGTGCGTTTCGAGCCAGGTCAACAACGTGAAGTTCAACTTGTCGCTTTTGCCGGCAAACGAGAGGTTTACGGATTTCGTGGCGAAGTCATGGGCAAACTAGAAGAAACAGAAGGAAATAGCTAATGGCGTCTATCGATAAACATGCCTATGCCCATATGTTTGGCCCAACCGTAGGCGATCGCGTCCGTTTGGGTGATACCGAGCTATGGTTGGAAGTCGAGAAAGACTTCACCACCTATGGTGAAGAAGTTAAATTCGGTGGCGGTAAAGTTATTCGTGACGGTATGGGGCAAAGCCAAGCTTCATGCAGTAAAACGGTCGATTTGGTGATCACCAACGCCTTAATCCTTGATCATTGGGGCATTGTTAAAGCGGATATTGGTATTAAAGATGGCCGCATTGCCATTATCGGTAAAGCCGGTAATCCAGATATCCAAGACGGAATCGATATTGAAATTGGCCCAGGCACAGAAGTTATCGCTGGTGAAGGTCAAATTATTACCGCTGGCGGCATTGATGCGCATATCCATTTTATTTGCCCACAACAAGTTGAAGAAGCTTTAATGTCGGGTGTGACTACCATGATAGGTGGTGGCACAGGCCCTGCGACAGGCACTAATGCGACGACTTGTACCCCAGGTCCTTGGAATATTACCAAGATGC
This genomic window from Saccharobesus litoralis contains:
- a CDS encoding urease subunit gamma; this translates as MDLLPREKDKLLIFTAALLAERRLNRGLKLNYPEAMAYITMEIIEGARDGKTVAELMDYGRTLLTSEQVMDGIADLIPEVQVEATFPDGTKLVTVHNPIV
- a CDS encoding urease subunit beta, with the protein product MIPGEIKTDAGEHELNQGREKIQVQVTNQGDRPIQVGSHYHFAETNRALSFDREKATGYRLNITAGTAVRFEPGQQREVQLVAFAGKREVYGFRGEVMGKLEETEGNS